A genomic segment from Roseibium algicola encodes:
- the guaD gene encoding guanine deaminase, whose protein sequence is MTPKILRGRLLSFSTAPKGPDDTDAYSYIEDGALLLRGGKIAACGEFADVAASADEGTAIIDHRPHLILPGFIDTHIHFPQAQVIASWADQLLDWLNDYTFPAEMKFADKAHGERIAKAFYDALVAHGTTTASAYCSSHPASVDAYFEEAERRGMLMLGGKTMMDRNAPADLCDTAQSAYDDSKALLKKWNGRGRAHYVVTPRFAITSTPGQLEAAGTLLREYPDCHLQTHINENHNEIAYTLELYPEAADYLGVYEGFGLLGRKTLLGHCIHMNDRELGVMRETSSVAVFCPTSNLFLGSGLFNKAGLEQAGVRTAIATDVGGGTNYSMLRTLDEGYKVLQLQRQRLHPLACFHWITLGNAEALSLQDRIGTLEPGTDADLVVLNARATQPMALRMETAESLSEELFVLQTLGDDRAVVETYAAGKALKS, encoded by the coding sequence ATGACCCCGAAGATCCTGCGCGGCAGGCTGCTTTCTTTCTCCACCGCCCCCAAAGGGCCGGATGACACGGACGCTTACAGCTATATCGAGGACGGTGCCCTTCTGCTTCGTGGCGGCAAGATTGCTGCTTGCGGCGAGTTTGCGGACGTTGCTGCTTCCGCAGATGAAGGAACGGCCATCATCGATCATCGGCCACATCTGATCCTGCCCGGTTTCATCGACACCCATATCCATTTCCCCCAAGCACAGGTGATTGCGTCCTGGGCGGACCAACTGCTGGACTGGCTGAACGACTATACGTTCCCGGCAGAAATGAAGTTTGCGGACAAGGCTCATGGGGAACGGATCGCCAAGGCCTTTTATGACGCGCTGGTTGCCCACGGCACCACGACGGCCTCCGCCTATTGTTCCAGCCACCCCGCCTCGGTCGACGCCTATTTCGAAGAGGCGGAACGGCGCGGCATGTTGATGCTGGGTGGCAAGACGATGATGGACAGGAACGCGCCTGCCGATCTGTGCGACACCGCTCAAAGCGCCTATGACGACAGCAAGGCTTTGCTGAAAAAATGGAATGGACGCGGACGGGCGCATTATGTCGTCACCCCGCGCTTTGCAATCACGTCGACACCCGGGCAGCTTGAAGCTGCTGGAACACTGTTGAGGGAATATCCGGACTGCCATTTGCAGACCCACATCAACGAAAACCACAACGAAATCGCCTACACGCTCGAACTCTACCCGGAAGCGGCAGACTATCTTGGCGTTTACGAAGGGTTTGGCCTGCTCGGCCGCAAGACCTTGCTCGGTCACTGCATCCATATGAACGACCGGGAACTGGGTGTCATGCGGGAAACCAGCTCCGTTGCCGTTTTCTGTCCGACGTCCAATCTCTTCCTTGGCAGCGGTCTCTTCAACAAGGCCGGGCTGGAGCAGGCTGGCGTTCGCACGGCCATCGCCACCGACGTTGGCGGTGGCACAAACTATTCCATGCTGCGCACGCTCGACGAAGGCTACAAGGTTCTGCAGCTCCAGCGCCAGCGACTCCACCCGCTCGCCTGTTTCCACTGGATAACGCTCGGCAACGCCGAAGCGCTTTCACTGCAAGACAGGATCGGCACACTGGAGCCGGGCACAGATGCAGACCTTGTGGTCCTGAATGCGCGTGCGACCCAACCGATGGCCTTGCGGATGGAAACCGCCGAATCTCTATCGGAAGAGCTTTTCGTGCTGCAAACCCTTGGCGACGATCGTGCTGTCGTTGAAACCTATGCAGCGGGTAAAGCCTTGAAGTCCTGA
- a CDS encoding helix-turn-helix domain-containing protein: MKLMDISEVSKQTGIAASAIRHYEEKGLITSVGRRGLKRLFGPEVLDQLALITLGKTGGFSLEEIKSMFGSDGRPALSRPGLHMRADELDRQIHTLEALRDMIRHVADCPAPSHMECPKFQQLIRISGRRSRSERVTQKLPPVKPGRM; the protein is encoded by the coding sequence ATGAAATTAATGGATATTTCCGAAGTATCGAAGCAAACGGGCATCGCTGCATCGGCCATTCGCCACTACGAGGAAAAGGGTTTGATCACGTCCGTCGGCCGCCGGGGGCTGAAGCGCCTGTTCGGACCGGAGGTACTGGACCAGCTTGCCCTGATCACGCTTGGCAAGACGGGTGGCTTTTCGCTGGAAGAGATCAAGTCAATGTTCGGCTCCGACGGCCGCCCTGCCCTCTCACGGCCCGGTCTTCACATGAGAGCAGATGAACTCGACAGACAAATCCACACGCTGGAAGCACTTCGCGACATGATCCGTCACGTCGCCGACTGTCCTGCACCGTCACACATGGAATGCCCGAAGTTCCAGCAACTGATCCGTATCAGTGGTCGAAGAAGCCGAAGTGAGCGCGTCACACAGAAGTTGCCTCCGGTCAAACCGGGTCGAATGTGA
- a CDS encoding MATE family efflux transporter, producing the protein MKDQASATQAKFLSGSLFRHVTVMSLTASIGLMAIFAVDFVDMIFISMLGKAELAAAVGYAGAILFFTTSFNIGVAIAAGALVARALGAGDKEEARQQASNALTAGFLFSAVFALAVWVSLGPLVTLIGATGQTHDLAVHYLAIIVPTLPLLLLGMAGGAVLRAHGDARWAMMSTIVGGLVNAVLDPILIFGFDLELTGAAIASAASRVAIAVFALVPIFRYHGGLTLPRSKALFRDMSPIAAIACPAILTQLATPVGQAWVTRSMAEFGEEAVAGMAVVARMSPLAFATIFALSGAVGPIVGQNYGAGRFDRVRDTLREALLFTALVVGLAALVLFMLREPIAHLFEAEGVALTLIFLFCGPLALAFFFNGAIFVANACFNNLGRPFYSTMLNWGRHTVGTIPFVWIGGALYGAPGVLIGQAAGGVLFGVAAILIVRGVIRSVEEHHEKPREPGLFQRQARQVILFFSRR; encoded by the coding sequence GTGAAAGATCAGGCATCTGCAACCCAGGCAAAATTTCTGTCTGGAAGTCTGTTTCGCCATGTGACCGTGATGTCCCTGACCGCGTCTATCGGTCTGATGGCGATCTTTGCTGTCGATTTTGTCGACATGATCTTCATTTCCATGTTGGGCAAGGCGGAACTGGCGGCGGCAGTCGGATATGCCGGTGCGATCCTTTTCTTCACCACCTCGTTCAACATTGGTGTTGCCATTGCCGCCGGTGCGCTGGTGGCCAGGGCACTGGGGGCAGGGGACAAAGAGGAGGCACGGCAACAGGCTTCCAACGCTCTTACGGCGGGTTTCCTTTTCAGCGCTGTCTTTGCACTGGCCGTCTGGGTTTCTCTCGGGCCGCTTGTCACGTTGATCGGCGCTACAGGTCAGACCCATGATCTCGCGGTTCATTACCTGGCAATCATCGTTCCGACGTTGCCTCTTTTATTGCTCGGCATGGCAGGCGGAGCCGTGCTGAGAGCGCATGGCGATGCCCGGTGGGCGATGATGTCGACCATTGTCGGCGGGCTGGTGAATGCAGTGCTTGATCCGATTTTGATTTTCGGCTTCGACCTGGAACTGACAGGGGCAGCAATAGCCAGCGCAGCATCCCGCGTCGCCATTGCCGTATTCGCGCTGGTACCGATCTTCCGCTACCACGGCGGCCTGACATTGCCGCGCTCGAAGGCTCTTTTCAGGGACATGTCGCCAATTGCCGCGATTGCCTGTCCAGCAATTCTCACCCAACTCGCAACACCGGTGGGGCAGGCCTGGGTAACCCGGTCAATGGCCGAATTCGGTGAAGAGGCCGTCGCAGGCATGGCGGTTGTCGCGAGAATGTCGCCTCTGGCCTTTGCAACCATCTTTGCGCTGTCCGGAGCCGTGGGCCCCATCGTAGGGCAGAACTATGGGGCGGGACGGTTCGACCGGGTGCGTGACACGCTGCGCGAAGCGCTTCTGTTTACGGCACTTGTGGTCGGCCTGGCCGCGTTGGTCCTGTTCATGCTTCGTGAACCGATCGCGCATCTGTTCGAGGCCGAAGGCGTTGCCCTGACCCTGATTTTCCTTTTCTGCGGTCCCTTGGCGCTGGCCTTCTTTTTCAACGGCGCCATCTTTGTTGCGAACGCCTGCTTCAACAATCTAGGCCGGCCTTTCTATTCAACCATGCTCAACTGGGGACGGCACACGGTCGGCACGATTCCCTTCGTCTGGATCGGGGGAGCGCTGTATGGGGCGCCTGGTGTCCTGATCGGTCAGGCAGCCGGAGGCGTCTTGTTCGGTGTCGCTGCCATCCTCATCGTGCGTGGTGTCATTCGCTCCGTCGAGGAGCATCATGAGAAACCGAGAGAACCGGGGCTCTTTCAGCGTCAGGCGCGTCAGGTCATTCTGTTCTTTTCAAGAAGGTAG
- the rplM gene encoding 50S ribosomal protein L13 yields MKTFSAKPAEVEKKWILIDAEGMVVGRLAAFIANHLRGKHLPTFTPHIDTGDNVIVINADKVVFTGRKYDNKKYYWHTGHPGGIKERTARAILEGRFPERVLEKAVQRMMPGGPLSNKQLKNLKVYAGPTHPHEAQSPELVDVKGLNAKNDGKRA; encoded by the coding sequence ATGAAGACCTTCTCTGCCAAGCCGGCTGAGGTCGAGAAAAAGTGGATCTTGATCGACGCAGAAGGAATGGTTGTCGGCCGTCTCGCCGCATTCATCGCCAATCACCTGCGTGGCAAGCATCTGCCGACCTTCACGCCTCACATTGACACCGGTGACAACGTCATCGTCATCAATGCCGACAAGGTTGTGTTCACCGGCCGCAAGTACGACAACAAGAAGTACTACTGGCACACCGGTCACCCGGGCGGCATCAAGGAGCGCACAGCACGTGCAATCCTCGAAGGTCGTTTCCCGGAGCGCGTTCTGGAAAAAGCCGTTCAGCGCATGATGCCGGGCGGTCCTCTGTCCAACAAGCAGCTGAAGAACCTCAAGGTCTACGCTGGTCCGACCCACCCGCATGAAGCTCAGTCGCCGGAACTCGTCGACGTTAAGGGCCTCAACGCAAAGAATGACGGCAAGAGGGCTTAA
- a CDS encoding MFS transporter yields MSSQPRSTGRPLWLETAAIALLMTATLKIMANATISPALPALEASFPDEPAAAYLTRFLVAAPSLSVVLIAPFAGLAADRFGRGPLLLAGVLLFAFAGSAGAYLPDLQSILVSRLLLGVAVAMTMTAQVALVGDLFSGQRRSAFMGWQTAAINFSGFLFIGFAGWLAGLSPRLPFLVYMLPVLLVPLLLPILQQERNTRRESAASTAENADLAPQKGWLVPALAVGLLTMVTVMFFFLMPSQLPYYLDENGIDSASGTAMGLGALTLTGGLVAIAYKRISSLVGLSASFGIGFVLMGLGFAILSIDAVWPLILGGAALVGAGYSLVQPSFLLLALQVAPEERRGSVSGIVTTAMFLGQVVSPLVLTMPIQDFGFAAVYRGTALALVLFAAAGFSLLLFRPFRPRHAG; encoded by the coding sequence ATGTCTTCTCAACCTCGATCAACAGGTCGACCGCTCTGGCTGGAAACAGCAGCAATCGCGCTGCTGATGACGGCAACCTTGAAAATCATGGCAAATGCGACCATCAGCCCGGCGCTTCCGGCGCTCGAGGCAAGCTTTCCGGATGAACCCGCGGCGGCCTATCTGACCCGCTTCCTGGTCGCGGCGCCGTCGCTGTCCGTTGTTCTGATCGCACCGTTCGCCGGGCTGGCGGCAGACAGGTTCGGAAGAGGTCCGCTGCTGCTGGCTGGCGTTCTTCTTTTTGCCTTTGCCGGCAGCGCTGGAGCCTACCTGCCGGACCTGCAGTCGATCCTGGTGAGCCGTCTTTTGCTGGGTGTTGCGGTCGCCATGACGATGACTGCGCAAGTTGCGCTGGTTGGGGACCTGTTTTCCGGTCAGCGCCGAAGTGCCTTCATGGGATGGCAGACGGCGGCGATCAATTTCAGTGGCTTCCTGTTCATCGGCTTTGCCGGTTGGCTTGCAGGCCTGTCTCCACGTTTGCCGTTCCTGGTCTATATGTTGCCTGTTCTGCTGGTGCCGCTGTTGCTGCCGATCCTGCAACAGGAAAGAAACACTCGGCGCGAGAGTGCGGCCAGCACAGCCGAAAATGCAGACCTTGCCCCGCAAAAAGGATGGCTTGTGCCCGCACTGGCTGTTGGCCTGCTGACCATGGTCACCGTCATGTTCTTTTTCCTGATGCCCAGCCAGTTGCCGTATTATCTGGATGAAAACGGCATCGATAGCGCTTCTGGAACGGCAATGGGGCTAGGTGCATTGACACTGACCGGAGGCCTGGTTGCGATTGCCTACAAAAGGATCAGCTCCCTTGTCGGCCTGTCTGCGTCTTTCGGCATCGGCTTTGTGTTGATGGGGCTGGGGTTCGCCATTCTTTCTATCGACGCGGTCTGGCCGCTCATCCTCGGCGGTGCTGCGCTGGTCGGGGCGGGTTATTCTCTCGTGCAGCCGTCGTTTCTGCTGCTTGCGTTGCAAGTCGCACCGGAAGAACGGCGTGGCAGCGTTTCGGGCATCGTGACGACAGCAATGTTTCTGGGCCAGGTCGTTTCGCCGCTAGTCCTGACAATGCCCATTCAGGACTTCGGTTTTGCCGCTGTCTACCGGGGAACGGCGCTGGCGTTGGTCCTGTTTGCCGCTGCGGGGTTCAGCTTGTTGCTGTTTCGCCCGTTCAGGCCAAGGCACGCTGGCTGA
- a CDS encoding PaaI family thioesterase, whose translation MTPVMTETEIMEMLDKEFPQIHAGGRVYAIDSVSPGKAVLRLSANELHLRPGGTVSGPSMMALADLAAYVVILAHIGPVALAVTTNLNINFLRKPEAGDLLATCRLLKLGKRLAVVDCEIAGEGQEELVAHATATYSVPPR comes from the coding sequence ATGACACCGGTTATGACTGAGACCGAAATCATGGAAATGCTGGACAAGGAATTTCCGCAAATCCATGCAGGTGGTCGTGTTTATGCGATCGACAGCGTCTCACCCGGGAAAGCGGTCCTGCGCCTTTCCGCCAACGAGCTGCACCTGCGCCCGGGGGGCACAGTCTCCGGTCCTTCCATGATGGCGCTTGCCGACCTGGCCGCTTACGTCGTGATCCTGGCTCATATTGGCCCGGTTGCGCTTGCCGTGACCACAAATCTCAACATCAACTTTCTGCGGAAACCTGAGGCGGGAGATCTTCTCGCCACGTGCCGCCTGTTGAAACTCGGCAAGCGTCTTGCCGTTGTCGATTGCGAAATTGCTGGTGAGGGACAGGAAGAACTCGTGGCTCATGCCACGGCGACCTATTCCGTTCCTCCCCGCTGA
- a CDS encoding ferredoxin reductase family protein, with protein sequence MRPVGLALIALAALIPLFWFAPLAASRDPVALFSQYLGTAALIVMGINQFLATRVPGLELVFGPLDRIYVLHKWLGIIAMVGLGLHDIIDADMDGLRGGPLADAAEDIGEVSLYGLLILVLASVITFIPYHLWKWSHRLIGVFFFMGAFHYFFIEKPFANADPLGLYVSAFCILGLVSYVWMSVLRPLAPRGHAYKVASVRHINGLTEVLLEPRGRGLKHVAGQFAFLSVMGGGLTEEHPFTLSAAPRDDRSLRFTIKDLGDYTSRLYRELKVGMEATVSGPYGNFSMPSGRDPQVWIAAGVGITPFLAFAQTLKHRESGPIKLYYCVRERGDIPYVADLQHLAEETGKLELMIVNSLEGVRLTPERIVEDLKGDLRNAHVFFCGPAPLRKTLKNSLVLKGLRASRFHFEEFQMRTGIGLGRLAVWLWDRGIYAIEKRRAEKTQPAE encoded by the coding sequence TTGCGCCCTGTTGGACTTGCACTGATTGCTCTGGCTGCCCTGATCCCTCTTTTCTGGTTCGCCCCGTTGGCTGCATCGCGAGATCCGGTGGCGCTTTTCAGCCAGTATCTTGGAACCGCTGCATTGATCGTGATGGGCATCAACCAATTCCTGGCGACGCGCGTACCGGGGCTGGAATTGGTGTTCGGGCCGCTCGACCGGATCTACGTTTTGCACAAATGGCTCGGTATTATCGCGATGGTGGGCCTGGGACTGCACGACATCATTGATGCGGATATGGACGGTTTGCGTGGTGGGCCGCTGGCCGACGCTGCTGAAGACATAGGTGAGGTTAGCCTTTACGGTCTTCTGATCCTGGTGCTGGCATCCGTCATCACCTTCATTCCCTACCACTTGTGGAAGTGGAGCCACCGGCTGATCGGCGTCTTCTTTTTCATGGGAGCATTCCATTACTTCTTCATTGAAAAGCCGTTTGCGAACGCAGACCCGCTCGGGCTTTACGTTTCTGCGTTCTGTATACTCGGCCTTGTTTCCTATGTCTGGATGTCTGTTCTGCGGCCGTTGGCACCACGTGGCCACGCCTACAAGGTTGCCTCCGTTCGTCACATCAATGGCCTGACGGAAGTGCTCCTGGAGCCTAGGGGGCGAGGGCTGAAACATGTGGCCGGACAGTTCGCCTTCCTTTCGGTAATGGGAGGAGGCTTGACGGAGGAACATCCGTTTACACTCAGCGCCGCGCCACGCGATGACAGGTCGCTGCGTTTCACGATAAAGGATCTCGGCGACTACACCAGCCGCCTGTACCGCGAGCTGAAGGTAGGTATGGAGGCTACGGTTTCCGGTCCTTATGGCAATTTCTCGATGCCGTCTGGACGGGATCCTCAAGTCTGGATTGCCGCCGGTGTCGGAATAACACCCTTCCTTGCGTTTGCGCAGACGCTGAAACACCGGGAGAGCGGGCCGATAAAGCTCTACTATTGTGTGCGCGAGCGTGGCGACATTCCATATGTGGCTGACCTTCAGCATTTGGCCGAAGAAACCGGCAAGCTTGAGCTGATGATCGTCAATTCGCTTGAAGGCGTCAGGCTGACGCCCGAACGGATTGTCGAAGACCTGAAGGGCGATCTACGCAATGCCCACGTTTTCTTTTGCGGGCCTGCGCCCCTTCGCAAGACACTGAAGAACAGCCTCGTGCTGAAAGGCTTGAGAGCCAGCCGGTTTCACTTCGAGGAGTTTCAGATGAGAACCGGTATTGGCCTGGGCAGACTGGCGGTCTGGCTTTGGGATCGGGGAATTTACGCCATCGAAAAACGCCGCGCCGAAAAGACACAGCCAGCAGAATAG
- the rpsI gene encoding 30S ribosomal protein S9, whose protein sequence is MAELQSLEELGGAVETAAPEAPVHVQKLDANGRAYATGKRKDAIARVWIKPGTGKIVINKKDYTEYFARPVLQMILQQPIMLTDRAGQYDVIATVTGGGLSGQAGAVRHGLSKALTHYEPELRAVLKKNGFLTRDSRVVERKKFGKRKARRSFQFSKR, encoded by the coding sequence ATGGCTGAGCTGCAATCCCTGGAAGAACTGGGCGGTGCGGTCGAAACCGCTGCCCCCGAAGCTCCGGTCCATGTCCAGAAGCTGGACGCCAATGGCCGTGCATATGCAACCGGCAAGCGTAAAGACGCTATTGCCCGCGTCTGGATCAAGCCGGGCACCGGCAAGATCGTGATCAACAAGAAGGACTACACCGAGTATTTCGCTCGCCCGGTTCTTCAGATGATCCTTCAGCAGCCGATCATGCTGACCGACCGTGCAGGCCAGTACGACGTTATCGCAACGGTTACCGGTGGTGGTCTGTCCGGTCAGGCTGGCGCTGTGCGTCACGGCCTGTCCAAGGCTCTGACCCACTATGAGCCGGAACTGCGTGCGGTTCTGAAGAAGAACGGCTTCCTGACCCGCGACAGCCGCGTTGTCGAACGTAAGAAGTTCGGTAAGCGCAAGGCACGCCGGTCGTTCCAGTTCTCCAAGCGTTAA